From one bacterium genomic stretch:
- a CDS encoding ATP-binding cassette domain-containing protein, whose product MELILVKSPETPEEQIFHLKIGSNTLGSSRGSDLTVSESGILPHHLSIEYTKDSLILSAIEPGTSFYYQGRSCRNAVVKPGEVFSIENITFHCTAISGSDPTQHAMLLRPLAAAPASVTSAPVPRLQEMQISAFVQQQPVTFPMVIGRNARSDLILDHPTVSAFHARIQREGGSVYIEDLQSSNGTYVSDVPIRKAYLQPGDSVVIMPYFLIYTGEFLNVYTFQRESRLIGWQINMTAGEKRILDRVTISCASNELIGLIGPSGSGKTTLLKCLSGQTYPLGGRVQLNGLEVFSHFPLFKRNIGYVPQDDIVHRDLSVHETLMYAAKLRLPADMSEKERKARVWETLIELELEEQERQTIHQLSGGQRKRVNIAIELLTKPGLLFLDEPTSGLDPSLDERLMILFKRLSQDGRITIMTTHLLEHADMFSKIAMMHYGRLIFFGSPEQARSFFRIRSIGSLYSKIKERPAEDWQNEFHATALHQQEVSQLRDQVLPSKRKEASSPGTIQESAHERISQWGTLSRRYLNIILRDKKNTGILLLQAPLIAFFIVIATSNLSHRLFMMTLAALWFGCNNSAREICKELPLYRRERMVYLSIVPYLCSKFFVLSILVFVQCLVLASLVPTDFLRAYWPLLLCGIAGIAMGLLVSTVVNSPDKAIAMVPILLIPQVLFSGVFGELVGIQKPIGELMISKWSYNLMKKEFELPSYTYRNRLEKQIDDGQARMKEIQDDMVHYQNELKATLRDMEDKYYPSELQDLQTRANRTLQKLRKEQDRMEASRLKVEHTEKELRAKAKHFVWIDRPDSPRVDWIVLCIFTISLLVLSYAQLHRKDKQLLAL is encoded by the coding sequence ATGGAGCTGATTCTCGTTAAATCACCCGAGACTCCCGAGGAACAAATCTTCCATCTGAAGATCGGCTCCAACACGCTTGGAAGCAGCAGAGGGAGCGATCTGACTGTCTCTGAATCCGGTATTCTTCCACATCATCTGAGCATTGAATACACCAAAGACTCTTTAATCCTCTCGGCCATCGAGCCGGGCACGTCCTTTTATTATCAGGGCAGGTCTTGCCGGAACGCAGTTGTAAAACCGGGCGAAGTATTTTCAATTGAAAACATCACGTTTCATTGCACCGCCATCAGTGGATCCGATCCAACACAGCATGCAATGCTTCTCCGTCCCCTCGCGGCCGCGCCTGCTTCCGTTACAAGCGCTCCCGTGCCACGTTTGCAAGAAATGCAAATTTCTGCATTCGTTCAGCAGCAACCCGTGACTTTTCCTATGGTAATTGGCAGGAATGCAAGATCGGATCTGATCCTGGATCATCCAACCGTTTCGGCTTTCCATGCTCGCATCCAACGCGAAGGGGGAAGCGTTTACATAGAAGATCTGCAAAGCTCCAATGGCACCTATGTTTCCGATGTCCCGATCCGGAAAGCTTACCTGCAACCGGGCGATTCGGTTGTGATCATGCCCTACTTCCTGATTTACACGGGAGAGTTTTTGAATGTTTACACATTCCAGCGCGAGAGCCGCTTGATCGGTTGGCAAATTAATATGACAGCCGGCGAAAAACGGATTCTGGATCGTGTGACGATTTCCTGCGCTTCTAATGAATTAATAGGTTTAATCGGACCCAGCGGCTCCGGAAAGACCACGCTATTGAAGTGTTTGAGCGGTCAGACTTATCCACTGGGCGGGCGCGTTCAGCTCAACGGCCTGGAAGTCTTCTCCCACTTTCCGCTTTTCAAACGGAACATCGGCTACGTCCCGCAAGATGATATTGTTCACCGCGATCTGTCCGTTCATGAAACATTGATGTATGCGGCAAAACTGCGCCTTCCGGCTGATATGTCCGAAAAGGAGCGAAAAGCGCGCGTATGGGAAACCTTGATAGAACTGGAGCTGGAAGAACAGGAAAGGCAGACAATTCATCAGCTCAGTGGCGGCCAGCGCAAACGAGTAAACATCGCCATCGAGCTCCTGACAAAGCCAGGACTTCTATTTCTGGATGAGCCGACTTCAGGACTGGATCCTTCGCTGGATGAAAGGTTGATGATTCTGTTCAAACGTCTTTCGCAAGATGGCCGAATCACCATCATGACCACGCACCTTCTGGAACACGCTGATATGTTTTCAAAAATCGCCATGATGCACTACGGACGCTTAATCTTCTTCGGCTCGCCTGAACAAGCAAGAAGTTTTTTCCGCATCCGATCCATAGGGAGTCTTTATTCCAAAATCAAAGAAAGACCTGCCGAAGACTGGCAGAATGAATTCCACGCAACAGCGCTCCACCAACAGGAAGTCTCGCAATTGCGGGACCAGGTATTGCCATCCAAACGCAAAGAGGCCTCTTCCCCCGGAACGATCCAGGAATCCGCCCATGAACGAATTTCACAATGGGGAACACTTTCCAGACGATACCTGAATATCATCCTGCGCGATAAGAAAAATACAGGGATTTTGCTGCTTCAGGCCCCGCTCATTGCTTTTTTTATTGTGATCGCCACTTCCAACTTGAGCCACCGGCTTTTTATGATGACCCTGGCGGCGCTCTGGTTTGGCTGCAACAATTCGGCGCGTGAAATTTGCAAGGAACTTCCGCTCTACCGGCGGGAACGAATGGTCTATTTGTCAATCGTTCCTTATCTCTGCTCAAAATTCTTTGTTCTCTCAATACTGGTTTTTGTTCAATGTTTGGTGCTGGCGTCTCTAGTGCCCACTGATTTTCTTAGAGCGTACTGGCCACTCTTGCTGTGCGGGATTGCTGGAATAGCTATGGGTCTGCTTGTCAGCACAGTTGTGAATTCGCCCGACAAAGCGATTGCAATGGTTCCGATTCTGCTGATTCCTCAAGTTCTGTTTTCAGGAGTGTTTGGGGAACTTGTGGGAATTCAAAAACCGATCGGTGAGCTGATGATCAGCAAGTGGTCCTACAACCTGATGAAAAAGGAATTCGAGCTTCCCAGTTATACCTATCGAAACAGGTTAGAAAAGCAAATCGACGATGGACAGGCCAGGATGAAGGAGATTCAGGATGACATGGTCCATTATCAGAATGAGCTGAAGGCAACCCTGCGCGATATGGAGGACAAGTATTATCCAAGCGAGCTGCAGGATTTACAAACAAGGGCCAATCGCACCTTGCAAAAATTACGGAAAGAGCAGGACCGCATGGAAGCTTCTCGTTTGAAAGTAGAACACACGGAAAAAGAGTTGCGCGCCAAAGCCAAACACTTCGTATGGATCGACCGCCCCGACTCCCCACGCGTGGATTGGATCGTGCTGTGCATCTTCACGATCTCGCTGCTGGTTTTAAGCTATGCGCAATTGCACCGGAAAGATAAACAACTCTTAGCATTGTAA
- the gatC gene encoding Asp-tRNA(Asn)/Glu-tRNA(Gln) amidotransferase subunit GatC, whose translation MKVDRDLVLQIAKLAHMELTDEEVQLFTTQLGSILQYVEKLNEESEQAEPFVFDELLSLPFREDIVIPSLTIDASLQNAPDRKKNFFRVPRIIP comes from the coding sequence ATGAAAGTGGATCGGGATCTGGTTTTACAGATTGCAAAGCTTGCGCACATGGAGCTGACCGACGAGGAAGTTCAGCTGTTTACCACGCAGCTCGGCAGCATCCTGCAATATGTGGAAAAGCTGAACGAGGAGTCGGAGCAGGCGGAACCATTCGTGTTTGATGAATTGTTGTCTCTACCTTTCAGGGAAGATATTGTTATTCCTTCTTTGACAATCGATGCATCTTTGCAGAACGCTCCTGACCGCAAGAAGAATTTTTTTCGCGTTCCCAGGATTATTCCGTGA